In Methylobacterium sp. WL1, the sequence CGCGGTTCAGGAAGCCCGCATGTCGCCCGATCTAGTCGGCATCTATTCACTCGCGGCCGATCAAGCCTATCATCGCCGATACAGACTGCTGCAGGACTTCGGGTCGGCACTGCTTGCTGGTGATCAGTTGCGGCTCGTGTTCCAGCCGCGCATCGATCTGCCCACGGGACGATGTATCGGCGCGGAAGCGCTGCTGCGCTGGAACCACCCGGTCTTGGGCCCCGTGTCTCCCAGCGAGTTCGTCCCGGTCATCGAGCACTCACCACACGCCCAAGCCATGACGACCTTCGTTCTGGAAACAGCCCTCGCGCAGGCGCGTCGCTGGCGAGACGCCAAGCGTGAGATTGTGATTTCGGTCAACGTCTCGGCTGCCAACCTGCACGAAATGGATTTCGCCCATTCCGTCCAGGTCGCGCTTGAGCGGCTCGGTCTGGAACCGGAGCGACTAGAGTTGGAGGTGACTGAGAGCGCTATCATGCAGGATGCTATCAACGCGCGGCGCCAGTTGGACGAGCTTGCCGCCGCCGGGGTTCGCCTAGCGATCGATGATTTTGGCACCGGCTACAGCAGCCTCGCCTATCTTCAGGATCTGCCAGCCCACGTCGTGAAGATCGACCGAAGCTTCGTACTGAAACTAAGCGAAGGCCAGAAGGAGATGTCGCTCGTGCGCTCGATGATCGGCCTCTCGCATGATCTCGGCTACCGTGTGGTAGCGGAAGGCATCGAGACCGTTGAGGCGGCCGATCTGCTTTTGGCGATGCAATGCGATGAGGCCCAGGGCTACTTCTTTGCTCGTCCGCTGGAGGTCGATGAATTTCAGAGTTGTTTTGAAGACCACGAGTAAAATATCAAATCTTCGGGTAATATAAGTAATCGAAAATGGTCAAACAGAATGAGATATATTCGTAATAACGCTGTTTCTAAATGCAATATGCTAATTGCTAATCAGGTTGAATGGGGAATTATTTGGACACCCTATAAATTTCGATGATAGCGATGGCGAAAACAGAATTTATTCAAAAACTTTAATTATTTTCAGGTAATCTAACTTTTCTATGCAACTAACTAGATTCAAATTATTTCTTGGTTCGGAGCGGACTTCACATCTATGTCTGATCCAATACATTCGATTTTTGGGAGTGAATGAGCAGGAAACCATCCTACCCGAACGCAGGCCGTGCTTTATTGATCTGCCACGAGCGGACCTTTTGAGGATCCGAGAAGGGCCGGAGGCAGCCCCAAGCTTCGGGTATCAAGTGTCGGGTTCGGGCCAATCGTCGCAAATTGCGGATCTGGAGCCGTACAGGCGCCTCTGCACTTACTCGGATTCTGTAGCGGAAAACGACCCGCGCCCGTCCAGAGCCAAATTTGGCGACCGTAGAAGCCGCCCGTCGATCCATGAAACCCGCCGGTCCTGGGACCAGCGGGCTCTCACGATTCCAGGGGTAAGAACCGTGCGGTTCAAGCTGCCTTGCGAGCCTTCTCACGAGGCTCGGTGTGTGAGCCGGGCTGCCCCAGTCCGATCGCCTTGGCCAGCGCTGAACGCTGTTCGGCATAGCTGGGGGCGACCATCGGGTAGTCGGCTGGAAGACCGTAGCGCTCGCAGTAGGTCTGCGGGGTCAGCCCATTGGCGGTCAGGTGCCGCTTGAGCGTCTTGTATGTCTTTCCATCGACGAAGCTCGTCAGACCGTCCTGCTGAACCGACTTGCGGATCTGGGCGGGAGATGGTTGTGCAACTTCTGGCTGAGATTCGGCGGCACTGGCAGCTGAACCTGAAGCAATCGAAGCGATGGTGTCGTGCATGGCTCGGATCAGACCAGCCAACTCAGCGACCGGCACGGAATTGTTCGAGATGTACGCGGCGACAACCTCACCAGCCAATCGGACGGAATCAACCTGAGGTCCGGTATCTTCTAGTATCATCTTACTACTGCTCAGTTGGAAGCTTAGGTGCGTGCATGCACCACGGCCACGCAAATTAGATCAGCAGCGAAAGGCAGGATTCAAGCCCCGACTGCCGGGGATTCCAATATGGTTAACAGAAGCCCGCCGGTCGTGGGGCTAGCGGGTTGCTTCGTTGCGGACGAGTTTAATGCGCTCGTTGAAGAAGGAAGCGGAATCCCAGTCACGGTACCCGAGGATCGGCCCCGCTCGCACAATCAGCTGATATGATGATCCAAGCGTCCGATGAATCGCTCGCGATCCCATACCTCGACGCTGCGCCCATCAGCCATACCACGAGCCGTGGTCATCGCTTCACCGTCATCTTCGGAACGGATGATCTCCGCTCCATCGATCCGACCATCCCCACGTAACCAGTAAACTCGGTAGCAAGGGCGTCGCTTGGTTTCGTCCCGGACTTGCGATTGAGCAAACATGGGAAGGCTCCCAAAGGGCGAAGCGGCTGCCCCTCGCGCCGTAACCGATCTCCAATATCGGTCGTACGAGTATCCTGTGATGACCGAACAGTGATCCGCAACAACCTGTATTAGAACTCATGAGCTATCTCTGGCGTCAGTGTGAAACCGTCCGCCAGAAAGCCTGTCGAGGCTGGAATCGTAAGCCAACGCACAAGTGATACCGATCCTCATTGATTAGAACCCATGAGCCCAGGCGCGCAGTCCGATAAAGATGGTGCGCCAGGGTCGGTCGATGAGGGTGTTCCAGTCGCGGCAGCAGTGGTCGAGGATGTCAGCGTAAAATTTGAAGACGCGGTTGCCGAGCCAGTTGTCGCGCATGAACTGCCAGAGGTTCTCCATGGGGTTCAGTCGGAGGAGCGAGCCGGCACGGGCAATAGGGTGATGTTGGCGGGCACGACGAGTTTCTTGGTTGTGCGCCAGCCCGCCTGATCGAGCAGCAGGACGGCGTGCGCACCGGGGCGACGACCTGGGCGATCTCTTCGAGATGCAAGGCCATCGCCTCGGTGATGCAGCGTGGCGTGACGAGGCCGTCCCCTTTGCCGAGGGCGGGGCAGATCGCACCGAAGATGTAGGCGGAGGCGGCGCGCTGGTCCTTCGGCGCCGCAGGTCGCGTGCCGCGCTTGGCCCAGCGGCGGGTGATCGTGTTCTTCTGGCCGACCCGAGCCTCGTCGGCGAACCAGATCTCTATCGGCTTGCCGCCGACGGCTTGCGCGATCTCCGTCCTGCGGGCGGGGAAGGCTTTCTAAAAACCGGGATGGCTTCCGGGTCCTGGGCGTGATGGCGCGGGCAGGCGGAGAGCTTGCGGTAGCCCCGGGCTCGCAGGACCCGGCTCAGCGAAGCGGACGAGCGAAAATCCCCCCAACCAAGTCGCAGACCGCCACGTGGTCGATAGCCGGGACGCGGACCTCGCGAGGCGCACAATGGGCCGCTAGCAGCCGCGGACTATCAAGGCGCGCCTGTTGCTGTAGCTTGACCTCTTGCGAACGGGTTGCCGCAGCCGTCGCGGTAGGCGTTCGCTATTGAGGAGCGTCGGAGGCTCACTGAACGACCGGGATGGGCGCAAAGCGACCTTGCTAACGGGATTGCTGCGGGAGAGGTCCAGCGGTCGGTCGGCCACATGGCCCTCCGGGTTGCGGCCGGTTCCTAGTCCACGTGTTCGCGAGGCGCGCCTACAGCCTACGCATAATCGTTGAGGGACGACCATCCAACGAGGAATTGGCCTGCCGCCGTCGCATGGCTGAGCATCTATAAGATCGCATCCTAACCGATAGCTAGCCATCTATAAGGGTCCCGCGCGAGGGCTCGATTTGCCTTCGGCGCCCAGGCGAACTGGATGTCCAAGAAGCTCGATTATTTGCGCCAAGCCTACACCCATACCTTGCTGCTGGCCGGGCGACAGTGGCGGCGCGCAGCTAACGGCGTCGTAGAATCACATGGCCTCTCCGACGCGACCGCGCTCCCTCTCATTCTCATTGGCCGACTCGATGGCGAGCCGCGCCAGAACGCTGTGGCCGAGGCCGTCGGCATCGAAGGCGCATCGCTGGTGAGGTTGCTCGATCAGCTCTGCACGGCTGGACTGGTCGTGCGGAAGGAAGATCCGACGGATAGGCGCGCCAAGATGCTCAGCCTCACGCAGGCCGGGCAGCAGACCGTGGCGCAGATGGAAGCCGAACTCAACGAACTACGGGAGCAGGTGTTCTCCGACGTCGACACCGCTGATCTGGAAGCGAGCGTGAGGGTCTTCCAAGCGCTTCAGAAGTACATCCGTGAGTTCCCGAACGGCATGGCTCGCGAGGAGGCCGCAGAATGACGCTCCCTGGCTGGCGCGACTGGGCGTTCTCGATCAAGACCTTCGTGGCGGCGGTGCTGGCGATGTATCTCGCCATGTGGATCGACCTGCCTCGGCCCTACTGGGCGCTGGGCACCGTTTACATCACCAGCCAGGTGCTGGCCGGTGCGACTCGGGCCAAGGCCCTCTACCGGGTCCTGGGCACCCTGCTGGGCGCTGTCGTCAGCATCACCCTCGTGCCGAACCTCGTCAATGCGCCTGAGCTTCTGACGCTCGCTATCGCGCTCTGGGTGTCGATCTGCCTGTACTTCTCGCTGCTCGACCGCACCCCCCGCAGCTATCTGATGATGCTCGGCGGCTACACGGCGGCCCTGATCGGCTTCCCGAGCGTGGGCGAACCGGGGACGATGTTCGACACCGCGGTGGCCCGCGCCGAGGAGATCACGCTCGGCATCCTGTGCGCCAGCCTCGTCAATACGATCGTATTGCCCCAGTCCGTGGCGCCGATGATATCCACGCGCCTGGATCTCTGGCTGCGCGACGCGCGCGGTTGGGTTGCCGACGTGCTCGGCCGTGCGCGTCAGACGAGAGACACTCAAGCCAAGCGGCTCAAGCTCGCCTCGGACGCCATCGCCTTCGACGCCCTGGCGACGCCGTTGCGCTACGACATGACCGGCGCCGAGCGCTCTGTCGCCGCCATGGCGACGCTGCGCCAGCACATGCTGATGTTTCTGCCGATCGTTTCGGCGGTCGCAGACCGAGTCGATGCCCTGGAGCAAGCCAAGGCGCTTCCGATCCGCGTGCGCGCCCTCCTCGACGATATGGCTGCGTGGCTCGCCTCTGGGGCGACCGACCCCGTCGCGGCTGACCGGCTGCGGATGGCAGCCGACGCGGTCGATCCGGTCCTTCACAAAAACTTCGCCTGGCCGGACCTGGTGCTCGCCAGCTTGGTGGCGCGCCTGCGCGACTTCATCGACCTGCGCCAGGATGCCAGGCTCCTGCAAAGGCACATCGTCGACGGGACGCCCGTTAGAAAGGAACTCGCCTTTCGCTATACCGCCGCCGCGCGCACGATCCGTCACCGTGACCATGGCATGGCGCTTCTGTCCGCGGTCGGCGTGTTCCTTGTCGTCCTGCTCACCTGCTCGATCTGGATCGCGACCGGTTGGCCGGATGGCTCCGGCGCGCCGATGATGGCGTCGGTCGGCTGCTGCTTCTTCGCCGCGCAGGACGACCCTGCACCGTCCATCCTTGGCTTCGCCAACTCGGCCGTGCTCGGCGCCGTCGTCGCCGCCATCTACCTGTTCGCGGTTCTGCCGCAGGCCACGAGCTTCGAGATGCTGGCCCTGGCGCTGGCGCCGGCGCTCATCCTGTGCGGAGTCTGCATGACGCAGCCGCGGACGGCGCCGATGGCGATGGGTGCTGCGGTCAACGGTTCGGCCGTGATCGCGCTCCAGAGCAGCTACACCGGCGACTTCGCTGCCTTCGCCAACTCTGCGCTCTCGATCATCGTCGGGATGTGGGTCGCCACGCTGGTGACACGCCTCGTCCGGTCGGTCGGGGCCGGGTGGTCGGCGCACCGCCTCCAGGCCGTGAACCGGCGCAGCCTCGCCCAGGCCGCCGAGCGTCACGGCGCGCAGAGCGGTCTGGAGCTCGCCGCCATCATGCTGGACCGCGTCGGACTGCTCGCTCCGCGTCTCGCAGCCTTACCGCCGGATGATGCGGAATGGACGGCCGATCTGCTCGCCGAGGTGCGGATCGGGGTGAACGTGGTCGAACTGCGCCGCGACCGCCGGCAGCTCTCGACGGAAGCCAGGACCGCGGTCGAGCGGCTCCTTGGCTGCATGGCGCGGCACTTCGGCGGCCGCGCGGCTCTCCCGCCCACCGAACTCCTGGTGTCCCTCGATGCGGCGCTCGACGCGGTGGCGATTGAACCGGAGCGCCCGGCACATCGAGCGGCGCTCCTCGGGCTTGTCGGCATCCGCCGCGGGCTGTTTCCCGAGGCTCCTCCCTATCGGCCGAGTCTGATGGCCCAAACCCAGGCGGCGCTTGCGGCATGACCGGCGAACTCGACATCTACGGCGTCTTCGTCCCGAGCCTCGGGGCCTGGATGATCCTCGCCTTCTTGATCAGCCTGCCCCTGCGCCGGATGCTCGCACTGACAGGCTTCTACCGGCTGGTCTGGCACCGGCCGCTGTTCGACCTCGCGCTCTACGTCGTCCTGCTGGGCTGTGTTGTCACGGTCGGGCAGCCCCTGATCTCCTGACAGTTCGTCGTTCGCCCCCGTCAGTTCCTCACGCCTTCTCTTGATCGTTTGGTTCCCGCCATGACACGGTTTCTCGCTCTTTCGTTCCGGCTCGTCGTCACCCTGGCGATGGTCGCCGCCGCCGTCGTTGTCGGCCTGGCTTTGTGGGACTACTACATGGAGGCGCCCTGGACCCGGGATGGTCGCGTGCGCGCCGACGTGGTCGAGGTGGCGCCGGACGTCTCCGGCCTCGTTGGCCTGCCCCCTGAAAAGTGGTCCTCCCTGATGTATGGCTTTGGGCCATTTGGAGGATGTTTTTATGGGACGGAAGAAGCATACGGCTGAAGAGATCGTCGCTAAGCTGCGGCAGGTCGATGTCCTGGTCTCGCAGGGTCGCAAGGTTGCTGAAGCAATCCGGTCGATCGAGGTGACCGAGGTTACGTATTACCGTTGGCGTTCCGAGTACGGCGGTCTGAAGGGTGATCAGGTCAAGCGGCTGAAGTCCTTGGAGACGGAGAACCTGCGTCTGCGTCGGGCGATCTCGGACCTGACGCTGGAGAAGCTCATTTTGAAGGAGGCAGCTTCGGGAAACTTCTGAGCCCGGCTCGCCGCCGGGCTTGTGTCGACTACGTCGTTGCCGAGCACGGTGTGTCCGAACGCTTCGCTTGCCGTGTCCTGGGTCAGCATCGTTCGACGCAGCGCAAAGTCGCCGTGATGGTCGAGGACGAGGCTGCTTTGACGGCTGCTATCGTCGCCCTGGCTCTGCAGTATGGGCGCTACGGCTACCGTCGGATCACCGCGATGCTCCGGCGCGATGGCTGGACGGTGAACGTGAAGCGGGTCGAACGGATCTGGCGCCGCGAGGGCCTCAAGGTTCCCGCTCGCCAGCCGAAGCGGTCGCGCCTCTGGCTCAACGACGGCTCCTGCCTTCGCTTACGGCCCGAGCGTCCCGACCACGTCTGGTCCTACGACTTCGTCGAGCACCGCACGCACAATGGACGCAAGTACCGGATGCTGAACGTCATCGACGAGTTCACACGCGAGTGCCTGGCCATCCGCGTATCTCGTAAGCTGAAGGCATTGGACGTGATCGATGTACTCTCGGACCTGTTCAGCCTGCGCGGGGTGCCAGGGCATATCCGCTCGGACAACGGGCCGGAGTTCATCGCCAAGGCCGTTCAGGACTGGATCGCGGCGGTTGGATCAGCGACCGCCTACATCGAGCCGGGCAGTCCGTGGGAGAACGGCTATTGCGAGAGCTTCAACGCGAAGCTGCGGGATGAACTTCTCAACGGCGAGGTGTTCTACACCCTCAAAGAGGCCAGCGTCGTGATCGAGCAATGGCGGAGGCACTACAACAGCATCCGGCCACACTCCTCACTCGGCTACCAGCCACCTGCGCCCGAGGTCGTCATCTGGCCAACCGAACCGAGCGGCTCAGGGCCGCTCGCTCACCCCGCCATCGTCACGCGACCGACGATGCACTAACTTCGAACCTGGGCCACCGAATGGGGGCAGGCCAGCCATCCTTCCCGTCGCCGCGCCACGGTTGTGGGAGCATCACTTCGGCACGGTGGCGGCATTCTGGGCCGCTGCGTTCATCCTGCCGTGCCTCGTCCGTTTTGGAGCTGGCACCGCCACTGGCGCGGTCTGGCACACGGCGATCCTCGAGTTTTTGCCCTTCATCATCCTGGTCTTCGCGCTGTTCGTCGTCGCCGGAGGGATACGGATTGTCGGCAACCTCGTGGGCACGCCGACGACGAACACTGCGATCCTTGCCATCGGCACCCTCACGGCCAGCGTGCTTGGCACCACGG encodes:
- a CDS encoding IS3 family transposase (programmed frameshift); translation: MGRKKHTAEEIVAKLRQVDVLVSQGRKVAEAIRSIEVTEVTYYRWRSEYGGLKGDQVKRLKSLETENLRLRRAISDLTLEKLILKEAAFGKLLSPARRRACVDYVVAEHGVSERFACRVLGQHRSTQRKVAVMVEDEAALTAAIVALALQYGRYGYRRITAMLRRDGWTVNVKRVERIWRREGLKVPARQPKRSRLWLNDGSCLRLRPERPDHVWSYDFVEHRTHNGRKYRMLNVIDEFTRECLAIRVSRKLKALDVIDVLSDLFSLRGVPGHIRSDNGPEFIAKAVQDWIAAVGSATAYIEPGSPWENGYCESFNAKLRDELLNGEVFYTLKEASVVIEQWRRHYNSIRPHSSLGYQPPAPEVVIWPTEPSGSGPLAHPAIVTRPTMH
- a CDS encoding MarR family transcriptional regulator: MSKKLDYLRQAYTHTLLLAGRQWRRAANGVVESHGLSDATALPLILIGRLDGEPRQNAVAEAVGIEGASLVRLLDQLCTAGLVVRKEDPTDRRAKMLSLTQAGQQTVAQMEAELNELREQVFSDVDTADLEASVRVFQALQKYIREFPNGMAREEAAE
- a CDS encoding MucR family transcriptional regulator yields the protein MILEDTGPQVDSVRLAGEVVAAYISNNSVPVAELAGLIRAMHDTIASIASGSAASAAESQPEVAQPSPAQIRKSVQQDGLTSFVDGKTYKTLKRHLTANGLTPQTYCERYGLPADYPMVAPSYAEQRSALAKAIGLGQPGSHTEPREKARKAA
- a CDS encoding DUF1656 domain-containing protein, yielding MTGELDIYGVFVPSLGAWMILAFLISLPLRRMLALTGFYRLVWHRPLFDLALYVVLLGCVVTVGQPLIS
- a CDS encoding FUSC family protein, with the protein product MTLPGWRDWAFSIKTFVAAVLAMYLAMWIDLPRPYWALGTVYITSQVLAGATRAKALYRVLGTLLGAVVSITLVPNLVNAPELLTLAIALWVSICLYFSLLDRTPRSYLMMLGGYTAALIGFPSVGEPGTMFDTAVARAEEITLGILCASLVNTIVLPQSVAPMISTRLDLWLRDARGWVADVLGRARQTRDTQAKRLKLASDAIAFDALATPLRYDMTGAERSVAAMATLRQHMLMFLPIVSAVADRVDALEQAKALPIRVRALLDDMAAWLASGATDPVAADRLRMAADAVDPVLHKNFAWPDLVLASLVARLRDFIDLRQDARLLQRHIVDGTPVRKELAFRYTAAARTIRHRDHGMALLSAVGVFLVVLLTCSIWIATGWPDGSGAPMMASVGCCFFAAQDDPAPSILGFANSAVLGAVVAAIYLFAVLPQATSFEMLALALAPALILCGVCMTQPRTAPMAMGAAVNGSAVIALQSSYTGDFAAFANSALSIIVGMWVATLVTRLVRSVGAGWSAHRLQAVNRRSLAQAAERHGAQSGLELAAIMLDRVGLLAPRLAALPPDDAEWTADLLAEVRIGVNVVELRRDRRQLSTEARTAVERLLGCMARHFGGRAALPPTELLVSLDAALDAVAIEPERPAHRAALLGLVGIRRGLFPEAPPYRPSLMAQTQAALAA